In Chloroflexota bacterium, the DNA window GGCGCGCCGCCACGGCGAGAAGATGTTGGTGGTGCGCAGCAGCGCCTCGGAGAAGTGCAGGTAGGCGGCCGGCACCAGCGCAATGCCGATCCACTGGAAGCGCAGCCAGAGCACCGTCGTCGGCACGTCGCGCACGCGCGCCAGCAGCACGTCGCCGGCGTACACGATCGCGACGAACAGCATCAGCGCGCCGAACCCGCGCGCGACGGCGTTGCGCGGGTTGCGCACCGCGATATAGACGAAGAGCGCAAACGCGATAATGACGTTGGCGGCCGACGTCAGCAGATTGACGACGACCAGCACCGACGCAAGCGTGATTTCAGACATGGGTGGCGCCGGCTACCGCAGGCCGAGCACCCAGAGGGCGTACAGCGTTACGGCGGGGAACGCATACATCATACTGTCGATCCGGTCGAGCACGCCGCCGTGCCCGGGAATGGTGTAGCCGGCGTCCTTGACGCCGACCTGCCGCTTGATCAGGCTTTCGGCCAGATCGCCAAAGTCGCCGGCGACGACGACCAGCAGGCTCATCAGCACGACATGCCAGAGCGGGATGCCCGGCAGCCACAGCCAGCCGGTCAGCAGGCCGACCAGCACGCCCGCCACGCCGCCGCCGAGCGCGCCTTCCCACGACTTCTTCGGGCTGATGCGCGGCGCCAGCCGCCGCCGGCCCCAGCGCACGCCGACCACATAGGCCGCCGAGTCGTTCATCCAGGTCACGAACGCCGCCAGCGCGACCAGCGGCAGTCCGACCGGTTCGAGTTGCCGCAGCCGCAGCACCTGCGCCAGCAGCACGCCGATGTACAGCGCCCCGGCCAGCGTCAATCCCCAGCCGCTCAACGCGCCGCTCAGGTCGGCCCGGCGCATCGGCAGCACCAGCGACAGCATCACCGCCAGCGGCAGGCCCCACTCGACCAGATGATAGCCGGGGAACGCCGTGTCCGCCAGGATCAGCGCGATCAGCCCCGCGCCGAGCAGGCGCTGGGTCTGATGCCCGCCGTGGCGCGCCAGCCCGTCATACTCGAACGCGGCGATGCCCGCCGCGCCCAGCACCAGCACGAAGAACGGGACGCCCCCGAAATATGCGGGGACGGTCACCAGCACAATGAGGATGGCGCCGCTGATATACCGCCGCAGGTCCAACGCTGTCCTTTCTGTCGGGCCGGCAGCGGTCAGAGCTTGCGGTTAACAGGCTCGGCGGGCGCGCCGGCGAGGATTTGTTCCTGCGTCTTGCCGAACTTGCGCACCCGCTGGTCGAACGCCTCAAGCGCGCGGATCAGTTCGGCCCGGTTGAAATCGGGCCAGTAGGTCGGGGTGCTGTAGAACTCGGCGTACGCGGCCTGCCAGATCAGGAAGTTGCTCAGCCGCATTTCGCCGGCCGTGCGGATCACCAGGTCCGGATCGGCCTGGCCGGCCGTGTACAGGTGACTGCTGATCGTCTCTTCGCTGATCTGCTCGAGCGGGATGCCCGCGGCCATGATCCGGCGCACGGCGTCGACGATCTCGGTGCGGCCGCCATAGTTGAAAGCCACGTTCAGCGTGATGCGCGTGTTGTTGCGGGTGAGCGCGATCGCCGCTTTGACCTGCTCCTGCAGGTTCGGCGCGAGGCCCTCCAGCCGCCCGATATGCCACAGCCTCACGCCGTTCTTGTGCAGGTCGTTCACCTCGCGCTTGAGCATCATTTCGAGGATGCCCAGCAAGCCCTGCACCTCGTCGGACGGCCGGCTCCAGTTTTCCGTGGAAAACGAATAGAGCGTCAGCGTCTGGATGCCGAATTCCGCGCACGCTTCCAGCACGCCGCGAATATTCTCTGTGCCCGCGCGATGGCCTTCCAGCCGGATGCGCCCGCGCTGCTGGGCCCAGC includes these proteins:
- the uppS gene encoding di-trans,poly-cis-decaprenylcistransferase, which produces MADNQPTFSRVPHHVAIIMDGNGRWAQQRGRIRLEGHRAGTENIRGVLEACAEFGIQTLTLYSFSTENWSRPSDEVQGLLGILEMMLKREVNDLHKNGVRLWHIGRLEGLAPNLQEQVKAAIALTRNNTRITLNVAFNYGGRTEIVDAVRRIMAAGIPLEQISEETISSHLYTAGQADPDLVIRTAGEMRLSNFLIWQAAYAEFYSTPTYWPDFNRAELIRALEAFDQRVRKFGKTQEQILAGAPAEPVNRKL
- a CDS encoding phosphatidate cytidylyltransferase codes for the protein MDLRRYISGAILIVLVTVPAYFGGVPFFVLVLGAAGIAAFEYDGLARHGGHQTQRLLGAGLIALILADTAFPGYHLVEWGLPLAVMLSLVLPMRRADLSGALSGWGLTLAGALYIGVLLAQVLRLRQLEPVGLPLVALAAFVTWMNDSAAYVVGVRWGRRRLAPRISPKKSWEGALGGGVAGVLVGLLTGWLWLPGIPLWHVVLMSLLVVVAGDFGDLAESLIKRQVGVKDAGYTIPGHGGVLDRIDSMMYAFPAVTLYALWVLGLR